One window from the genome of Bartonella sp. WD16.2 encodes:
- a CDS encoding sensor histidine kinase, whose protein sequence is MNRLINIMRTTALRLSALYILLFSLVAAGLSIYMTAFAVSLLTDQTEQALREELRNIESAYNYGGLSLLMRTIDYRSRQPGAFLYLVTDPVGRILTGNVARIEPGLLKYNGFLSDSFLYSRFGEHGKTSEHRALAVVVDLPNAMKLLVGRDLDEPERFAKVIRKAVMIALIAMVGGALLIWFFVGRRALQRIDRVTAASQHLMDGNFSERLPVSQAGDEFDRLSANLNVMLDRIEELNIGLRQVSDNIAHDLKTPLTRLRNRAEEALSGQKTELEYRQALDDVIAESDQLIRTFNAILMISRIEASSSIAHLEPMNVKLILEDAVELYEPFAEEAGILLRLGHVFDKELRLNRELIAQSIFNLIDNAIKYAPSGEKNTEISLSMEYRGECLLVVVSDNGPGIAEDKREKVTERFVRLEKSRTQPGCGIGLSIAKAVMKFHGGELLLEDANPGLRAVLMFP, encoded by the coding sequence TATAATGCGCACAACTGCTTTAAGACTTTCTGCGCTTTATATTTTACTGTTTAGTTTGGTTGCAGCTGGTCTTTCTATTTATATGACAGCATTTGCTGTTTCATTGTTAACAGATCAAACTGAACAAGCTTTACGTGAAGAATTAAGGAATATTGAAAGCGCTTATAATTATGGCGGGTTGTCTTTATTAATGCGTACTATTGATTATCGTTCGCGACAACCAGGGGCTTTTCTTTATCTTGTCACTGATCCTGTGGGGCGTATTTTAACAGGAAATGTTGCGCGTATTGAACCTGGTTTGCTTAAATATAATGGCTTTCTTTCGGATTCTTTTTTATATTCACGTTTTGGAGAACATGGCAAAACAAGTGAGCATCGTGCTTTAGCAGTTGTTGTTGATTTGCCAAACGCTATGAAACTTCTTGTTGGACGAGATTTAGATGAACCAGAACGTTTTGCAAAGGTTATTCGTAAAGCTGTGATGATTGCTCTTATAGCGATGGTTGGAGGGGCTTTACTAATATGGTTTTTTGTTGGCAGACGGGCGTTACAGAGGATTGATCGTGTCACAGCTGCATCACAACATTTGATGGATGGTAATTTTAGTGAGCGCTTACCTGTTTCTCAAGCAGGTGATGAGTTTGATCGGTTATCAGCTAATCTCAATGTTATGTTAGATCGTATTGAAGAATTAAATATTGGTTTACGTCAGGTATCAGATAATATTGCTCATGATCTTAAGACGCCGCTAACACGCCTTAGAAATCGTGCTGAAGAAGCGCTGTCAGGACAAAAAACAGAGCTTGAATATCGGCAAGCGCTGGATGATGTTATTGCTGAATCAGATCAGCTTATTCGTACTTTTAATGCCATTTTGATGATTTCACGCATTGAAGCCAGCAGTTCGATTGCACATCTTGAGCCAATGAATGTGAAGCTAATTCTTGAAGATGCGGTTGAACTTTATGAACCTTTTGCTGAAGAAGCGGGTATTTTGCTTCGATTAGGGCATGTCTTTGATAAAGAGCTTAGGCTCAATCGTGAGCTTATTGCACAATCGATTTTTAATCTCATTGATAATGCAATCAAATATGCACCTAGTGGTGAAAAAAATACAGAAATTTCTTTGTCAATGGAATACCGTGGCGAATGTTTGCTAGTTGTGGTTAGTGATAATGGTCCGGGAATTGCAGAAGATAAGCGTGAAAAAGTAACAGAACGGTTTGTTCGTCTTGAAAAAAGCCGCACACAGCCTGGTTGTGGTATTGGTTTAAGTATAGCAAAAGCTGTTATGAAATTTCATGGGGGAGAGCTGTTACTTGAAGATGCAAACCCAGGGCTTAGAGCTGTTTTGATGTTTCCTTAA